The following coding sequences lie in one Deltaproteobacteria bacterium genomic window:
- a CDS encoding serine/threonine protein kinase: MPSPTRSARDGSPGTRVGGRYELADVIGVGGVAEVVRAAVVGAGDFRKPVVIKRLRAELRDDPELQAAFAREAQLAQRFQHANVVAVLDLGDDEGRPYIVMELVDGCSLQRLLEHRGREHVPVALALHVAQQIAAALQYVHGLRDDDGAPSQLVHRDVTPGNVLLSKDGAVKLTDFGIARTRAGGNDTLPGLIKGTPLYLSPEQAAGRPLDGRSDVYALGLVLRRMIAGDGPLDGHDAGLQRLVEHATEPALRDRCDIDGFVAALHPLVARLGDPRAHAELARLVRDAIGEHATVVRSLDVALQADPSPRTAAMAATAAPPLPSAWWFPLAALGIVALVVAIVWPRAPAPAELAAPIAAALDGADAPAARPPRLATPPAPAAPELTGSPAAGSTGDATAAPAAAPGPMRPAIAPRGRGRLKVNLMPYAEVSIDGHPRGQTPLDLPLRAGKHTVALYNPDSAQRRTLEIEIEPGGTASITAW, translated from the coding sequence GGGCGACTTCCGCAAGCCAGTCGTGATCAAGCGATTGCGCGCGGAGCTGCGCGACGACCCCGAGCTGCAGGCTGCGTTCGCGCGCGAGGCCCAGCTCGCGCAGCGGTTCCAGCACGCGAACGTCGTGGCCGTGCTCGACCTCGGTGACGACGAGGGTCGGCCATACATCGTGATGGAGCTGGTCGACGGCTGCTCGCTGCAGCGCCTGCTGGAGCACCGCGGGCGCGAGCACGTGCCCGTCGCGTTGGCCTTGCATGTCGCGCAGCAGATCGCCGCAGCCCTGCAGTACGTGCACGGCCTGCGCGACGACGACGGTGCGCCATCGCAGCTGGTGCATCGCGACGTGACACCGGGCAACGTGCTGCTATCGAAGGACGGCGCCGTCAAGCTCACCGACTTCGGCATCGCACGCACCCGCGCCGGCGGCAACGACACCCTGCCCGGCCTCATCAAGGGCACGCCGCTCTATCTCTCGCCCGAGCAGGCCGCGGGTCGGCCGCTCGACGGCCGCAGCGACGTCTACGCGCTCGGCCTCGTGCTCCGCCGCATGATCGCCGGGGACGGACCTCTGGACGGCCACGATGCCGGCCTGCAACGCCTGGTCGAGCACGCCACCGAGCCGGCGCTGCGCGATCGTTGCGACATCGACGGCTTCGTGGCGGCGCTGCATCCGTTGGTCGCGCGGCTCGGCGATCCCCGGGCCCATGCCGAGCTGGCACGACTGGTGCGCGACGCGATCGGCGAGCACGCCACCGTCGTGCGCTCGCTCGACGTCGCGTTGCAAGCGGATCCGTCGCCCCGCACCGCCGCGATGGCGGCCACGGCAGCCCCGCCGCTGCCTTCGGCGTGGTGGTTCCCGCTCGCGGCGCTCGGCATCGTCGCACTCGTGGTCGCCATCGTGTGGCCGCGCGCGCCAGCCCCCGCGGAGCTCGCCGCACCGATCGCCGCGGCACTCGACGGCGCCGACGCCCCAGCCGCGCGCCCACCTCGGTTGGCGACGCCGCCCGCCCCGGCCGCGCCAGAGCTGACAGGGAGTCCGGCCGCTGGATCCACCGGCGACGCCACGGCAGCTCCCGCGGCTGCGCCGGGGCCCATGCGCCCCGCCATCGCGCCGCGGGGACGCGGACGCCTGAAGGTCAACCTCATGCCCTACGCCGAGGTCTCGATCGACGGCCACCCGCGCGGGCAGACCCCGCTCGACCTGCCGCTGCGCGCGGGCAAGCACACGGTGGCGCTCTACAACCCCGACAGCGCGCAGCGACGAACGCTCGAGATCGAGATCGAGCCCGGCGGGACTGCGAGCATCACCGCGTGGTGA